In Helianthus annuus cultivar XRQ/B chromosome 8, HanXRQr2.0-SUNRISE, whole genome shotgun sequence, a single genomic region encodes these proteins:
- the LOC110872563 gene encoding uncharacterized protein LOC110872563, with the protein MRASSSVGLGLSLVFGCLLLALVAELYYLLWWKKTVSNREMIQQSYSSPAREFLYMFCWKKPSSLTSTGLTTDTQVHEPQIATHVVNHHPNVDIWFRPFGQEQEVNDTVVDSEELRLQNQCVPPRFLFTIKEETKEDLESEDVSKIGSRRMSDVISLDTPFFTPLASPPYFTPPITPGDYSYRTFSPLFQSSTDSEFNRLRASPPPKFKFLRDAEDKLQRKMMKTFEDDDDVIKDEENDSFITLTVSKGRDG; encoded by the coding sequence ATGAGAGCTTCAAGTAGTGTAGGCCTTGGTTTGAGTCTTGTTTTCGGGTGTCTTTTGCTAGCACTTGTGGCTGAGCTTTACTACTTATTATGGTGGAAGAAAACAGTTAGTAACAGAGAAATGATCCAACAAAGTTACAGTAGTCCAGCAAGAGAGTTCCTCTACATGTTCTGTTGGAAAAAGCCCTCATCTTTGACCTCAACAGGTCTAACAACAGACACACAAGTTCATGAACCACAAATAGCAACTCATGTTGTTAACCATCATCCAAATGTTGACATATGGTTCAGACCATTTGGTCAAGAACAAGAAGTTAATGACACTGTTGTTGATTCAGAGGAACTGAGGCTGCAAAACCAATGTGTCCCACCAAGGTTTTTATTCACCAttaaagaagaaacaaaagaggATCTTGAATCAGAAGATGTGAGTAAAATAGGGTCAAGAAGAATGAGTGATGTGATTTCATTGGATACTCCATTTTTtactccacttgcttcaccaccaTACTTCACTCCACCTATAACTCCTGGAGATTATTCGTACAGAACTTTCAGCCCGTTGTTTCAGTCGTCAACCGATTCGGAGTTTAATAGATTACGCGCTTCACCGCCTCCTAAGTTCAAGTTCTTGAGGGATGCTGAGGATAAACTTCAAAGAAAAATGATGAAAacatttgaagatgatgatgatgtcatCAAGGATGAAGAAAATGATTCTTTTATCACATTAACTGTCTCCAAAGGGAGAGATGGTTAA